The DNA region CGTCTACAAGATCGGCGGTATCGGCACAGTCCCTGTCGGCCGTATCGAGACTGGTGTCCTCAAGCCCGGTATGGTCGTTACCTTCGCTCCTTCCAACGTCACCACTGAAGTCAAGTCCGTCGAGATGCACCACGAGCAGCTCGCTGAGGGTGTCCCCGGTGACAACGTTGGTTTCAACGTGAAGAACGTCTCCGTCAAGGAAATCCGCCGTGGCAACGTTGCCGGTGACTCCAAGAACGACCCCCCCATGGGCGCCGCCTCTTTCGATGCCCAGGTCATcgtcctcaaccaccccggCCAGGTCGGTGCTGGTTACGCCCCCGTCCTCGATTGCCACACTGCCCACATCGCCTGCAAGTTCTCTGAGCTCCTGCAGAAGATCGACCGCCGTACTGGTAAGGCCGTTGAGGAGAGCCCCAAGTTCATCAAGTCTGGTGATGCTGCCATCGTCAAGATGGTTCCCTCCAAGCCCATGTGCGTTGAGGCTTTCACTGAGTACCCTCCCCTCGGTCGTTTCGCCGTCCGTGACATGCGTCAGACCGTCGCTGTCGGtgtcatcaagaaggtcgAGAAGGCCGCTGCTGGTTCCGGCAAGGTCACCAAGTCCGCTGCCAAGGCTGGCAAGAAATAAATCATTTCTTCCACCTaaacagcaaaaacaaaaatTCGCTTCCAGGGACACAGGTCATTGGCCACCGAAAGGAAAGCGTCACGCGATGTGTGTTGGCGCTACGGATCTCTTGGCTCAATTTGAGCAATCGGTTATTTGGTATGGGGCACAAttttgaggagggaaaggTCATGGGTTTCTGCGGCAAAACTTTCTCATATGTGCTTTAGTACAAAATAGAGTCCCTTAGAGGTGATCACGAACGTTATGATCTTTTCTACTGTGAATATGTGTGCTTTGGTGTTGCTTGTGATTGCTACTCTCTCTTGATATGTTGTTGCCTGAGGTCATTACCTTTGCCTCTctgaaggtggtgatgcttgTCCATAATGTTGTAAGTTGCGTGCCGGCAAGAAGTTCTCCAATGATGTCATGCCGTTCTGTGGTTCCACGCCCTGATCTTGGCTTGTCTCTTCCCAAGCATCGACTCTCCCCACGTGGGGCCAACAACAAATCCGACAGGCAGACTGACCTCTTGTTCATCGACGAGTTGAGACCCTCATGCCAATACAAAAGAACACCACCGCGGTCCAACCATGCTCAAACATGATCGACCGAGCGTTACCCCTCACTCGTTTGCTTCTCTATACTGACCGCCCAGAAAAATAGCCCTCGAGATGCATCACTATCCACGTCAGCCTCGGCTTGGCTCCTCGACATGGTGTTTATAATATTCTGCTGAAGCAGCGTCGATATCCTCCCAGGCTGTCCCAGTTCCTATCGACATGAGCCTCATCTGCCAATAACACCCATTTCGTATCTAGATGGCCAGGCAGTCTTCGTGGTCCTCGAGGACTCTCGCTCACTTTCGTCAAGGCGGCAAACTGGAGCCGTTCAGACTTCTCAGGCAAGATGCTCGCAACCTTCGGAGGCGATGGGTGTCGGACTGGACAGTCTTCAACCAGCTCGTGATAGCCAGCGCTGTCTACGTCTTTTTTACCAACATCCTGCCCGGCATCACTTTTGCGAGTGATCTGTACGTTCTCACTGGGAGATCGTGGGGGACGGTTGAGGTTGTTTTTAGCActgggttgtgtggtgtcaTCTTTGCGGTGTAAGTCACTGTCTGGTAGGAGTGGTTATGGGTTTGGGGACTAATGGGATGTGCGTTGTGGTAGGTTCTCTGCTCAGCCGTTGACTATTCTTGGGGTTACTGGGCCGTTTTCGGTGCTGGCCGAGAATTTGTACGAGTTGTGCAGTGATAGCTTCAAGGTATGGTTGTTtatgtatatatatgtatatatagatatatatatttctttttgagAAGCTCAGTCTGACTGGATTAGGTACCCTTCCTGCCTGTTATGGCCTGGTCTCTTATCCATTCGGCTTGGATGCATTACCTTTTGGCCATCTTCAACGCCCACGACTGGACCATGCAGTATGTTACAGACTTCAGCGCCGATATCTTCTCGCTGCTCAACAGCATCATCTACTTCCACAAGGCCGCCATGGAGCTCAAGCGGACGCACGAGCAGATGCCGCTGGACTCGTTTCTCTACGCCATGATTGGCGCTGTTGGGACGTGTTTGGTTGCTATACTCCTGTCCACGGCTACAAAGTGGAAGCCTCTTTTTGGGCGTGTCATCCGGATGGGATTGTCTGAGTATGCAGCTGCGATATCGATTATTCTGTTTATTGGGATTCCGTATATTGGAGACCTGGCCGACTTGGATCATGGCCGGCTTGCGGTGCAAACTTCTTTCCGGCCGACGAATCCAGAGCGCGAGGTGTTTTTTGTGAGGTTCTGGGAGCTGCCTGTGGAGTGGGTGTTTATCTCGATCATCCCAGGGGCGATCATCACGATACTTTTCTATTTTGACCATGAgatcagcagcatcatctgCACTGTCGACCGGTACGGGGTGAAGAAACCTGGAGGATATGCTTGGGATATTGCCTTGCTGGGCACGACAACGGCCTTGTGTGGGATATTGGGTATCCCGCCGGCCAACGGGCTGTTGCCACAGGCACCACTTCATTCAGAATCCCTGCGGCATTGGGTAGTTGATGAGGATCAAGTTGTTCCGGcccccgaagaagaagaagaagaagaaagcgGCGCCCATACGAACCTTGTTCCCAGGGTCTACGAACAGCGATACTCCCACTTCCTACAAGCAGCCATGATAATGGTGTTTGTCAGCCCGCCTTTCCAGCGAGTCTTGGGTCTGACACCGACTTCGGTGTTGGCGGGATTGTTCATGTTTATGGGTTATCAGTCCCTCAGTGTGAACCCTATGCTGACGAGGTTCTTTCACTTGCTCACACCGCCATCTGAGCTGCCCGAGTTGCCTGCGGGGGTgcgttggggaggggtgcaTGCTTATACTGTCACGCAGATTTTGGTCACGGTGGGGATCTTTGCCGTGACGCTTACGGTTGCGGCGCCGGGGTTTCCGCTGTTGATCATCATCTTGGTGCCGGTGAGGTTGTGTGTGATGAAtcgggtttgggggagggagacgtTGAGGTTTGTAGATGGCTGGGCCTGTCGGGAGGGGAAGCcggaggatggtgagatggtgggaggggatgaggggtttGTGGCCGGGGGAAGAGAcgtggaggatggaggggagaggTCCAAGAGTCAATGacagaaggggagggaggtgtctGGATGCCGAGATTGGACGATGTTTGGGGGTCCATTCAGTTTCGGGGTCCGGGGAGAGATGCCTTTATCATTCTTGAGCTCATTTTGTCACTGTCAAAGGTCGACATCAAGCATTAGAATAAGCACTTCGAACTTATTTGAcagtttttttctttcttttccatttTGCAACTATCTACCTAACCGAACACCCGGCTCCCAAGAATCGAACAGCCAGTTCTCGAGAAGGGATTAAAAGAAACTATGAGAGAAAGCCAACCGAAAACGCCTTGCTGTCAGTATCTGGTGTACACAACTTCATACCCATCGCTTTGAAAATGCAAACATCTATCATCTTTGCCCCGCCCTCATTTACAAAACAGTCGTTCATCCTTGGCAACTCGTGTACATCTTGCTTCAGACTCcaaaagaaggagagagaagacaaaagaaaaggcgGGCATGTTTTAAACATCACCATACCGGCtgttctggttctggttgCCATTGTGATGCCCCTGGCTCTGGTAGTACCTCTGGTTTCCGAAACCGgccgccctcctcgagcCCTGAGCGGACTGCCGGAGGACgttgagctcctcgtcgctggaggtggtggccgtgCTCTCGGACTTTCTGAACCCGCCCTGCTTCCTCCACTTGCTGCTCATCATGACACCGAACACCATGCAGGGGTTGAACAcgttcatcaccaccacggcaATGAGGATCATGACCGACTCGAACGCGATGAAGAgatcctccctcgccatgaGGGGGCCGTTCCAGCCCTCGGACAGCTCCGCGACACGGAAGCACGACCGCCAGAAGATGGCAACGGTGCTGACCGCGAGCGCGATCATGATGGCCTTGAACATGAACCCCTGACGGATGGACTTGGCAGGCTCGGCTTGCTCGAACCCGGCGTCGGGTCCGTAGGTCTTTTTGCGGTTGCGGACCCGGAGGAGGAACTCGCCCGAcacggcgaggaagacggcgaggatgaagacCTGGAAGGAGAGACCGGCGATCATGATGTTGTTGCccatgttgaggaggtcgatgTCGtccgaggcggcggcgatgcCACCTCCCGAGGCTTGGAGGACAAGAGAGACGACGTCGCAGGGGATGAACTGGTTTTGGTCAGCACTCTGGCCTTTCCAAGATGTGAAGAAAAAGTTGGGGCGGGCGACTCACGATGCGGGTATACCAACCGGCGGGCAACCTGCTGCTCTCCTCACCATAGACGCTCACCACCTTGGCCAGGCAAGTGTAGATACCCGCAGCCAAAAACGCCGGTCCAATCGTCAGAGTCACAATCTGAATCATGAAGCCCATGTCGTCCCAGGGGTTCTTGGCCGATGCGGCTCTCCCGGCGTAACCGACGATTTCACACAGCAGCCCAAGACACATCATGACGGTGAAAAAGGTGCCCTGGCGGCGGGAGCGGAAGtaggtgatgatgaaggcgatgaaggagacgccgaagagggcggcgaagatggcgttggtggtgagggaggggatctTTTCCCAGACGCCCTCGATGGGAGGTTGGGCGTCGAAGCAGAACTGAGCTGTTGTGGCGGCACAGTATTTCTCCCACGTGTCGTAGCCTTCAGGAGCAGGCCCGTGGTTGTCTTCGTTGACGGTGGAGGACATTGcggctgttggtggtggtgatctgtTGGGAACGGTGTTGGAGACGGTGGGGATTACGGGCTAGGCCCAGTGGATAACGACGGTTGGGAGGTTCAAATGCTGCTGTGTGAAGGTGTCGTTGCCTGTCTCTTATGTCCGGTGAGTGGAAGTTGAAGAGATGGTTGTATACGGAGTTCAGGTTCTAGATCCCAGGCGAGAGGGAGATAGAAGGGGTATAAGAGTTATAAGTAGAGAGGACAGGGACTGATATCACAGCCTTCTTGTTGTGCTTGAAGGTTATAGTTTCAGCTTGAGCATGTCTCGGAGGACCGGGTGTGGTAGAGACTCAGGAGGAAGGGTCTTTTATGAGAGGTATGTTTGTCCATTGTCTGTCTCCGGTCCAGCCCCCCGTTCCCTTCACCATCGGACCCCGGGCTCCAATTCTTTCCTATTTTGACCCGTTACCACACACGAGGGATTGTTCTTTTGTTTGGTACCACCGTGACGTACCCCCCCCGGTACCTGCCCCCGTTGGTGCCGccgaaggggagggggtagtCCTTGTCTCGGGAGGGCTATGCTGTCTGGATGAGATACAGGTCTCACCTATCAACGGGCAAGGGTCTTGGTCATCTTGGGCCCGGGCATTAGGGCCTTGTAGACGTGGGCATGGGGAAAACAGAGAAAGGTGACGCAAGCAAATGCAAGCAGATGAGAGGTTGGCTTGTTCCGAGCCATTGGATCTTCGTGTCAGGTAGGGGTCTGACGAGAGGTTAGTTCAGTACAGT from Podospora pseudoanserina strain CBS 124.78 chromosome 1, whole genome shotgun sequence includes:
- a CDS encoding hypothetical protein (EggNog:ENOG503NXWD; COG:P), with product MARQSSWSSRTLAHFRQGGKLEPFRLLRQDARNLRRRWVSDWTVFNQLVIASAVYVFFTNILPGITFASDLYVLTGRSWGTVEVVFSTGLCGVIFAVFSAQPLTILGVTGPFSVLAENLYELCSDSFKVPFLPVMAWSLIHSAWMHYLLAIFNAHDWTMQYVTDFSADIFSLLNSIIYFHKAAMELKRTHEQMPLDSFLYAMIGAVGTCLVAILLSTATKWKPLFGRVIRMGLSEYAAAISIILFIGIPYIGDLADLDHGRLAVQTSFRPTNPEREVFFVRFWELPVEWVFISIIPGAIITILFYFDHEISSIICTVDRYGVKKPGGYAWDIALLGTTTALCGILGIPPANGLLPQAPLHSESLRHWVVDEDQVVPAPEEEEEEESGAHTNLVPRVYEQRYSHFLQAAMIMVFVSPPFQRVLGLTPTSVLAGLFMFMGYQSLSVNPMLTRFFHLLTPPSELPELPAGVRWGGVHAYTVTQILVTVGIFAVTLTVAAPGFPLLIIILVPVRLCVMNRVWGRETLRFVDGWACREGKPEDGEMVGGDEGFVAGGRDVEDGGERSKSQ
- the RTA3 gene encoding Envelope glycoprotein gp160 (EggNog:ENOG503NWCU; COG:S), with the protein product MSSTVNEDNHGPAPEGYDTWEKYCAATTAQFCFDAQPPIEGVWEKIPSLTTNAIFAALFGVSFIAFIITYFRSRRQGTFFTVMMCLGLLCEIVGYAGRAASAKNPWDDMGFMIQIVTLTIGPAFLAAGIYTCLAKVVSVYGEESSRLPAGWYTRIFIPCDVVSLVLQASGGGIAAASDDIDLLNMGNNIMIAGLSFQVFILAVFLAVSGEFLLRVRNRKKTYGPDAGFEQAEPAKSIRQGFMFKAIMIALAVSTVAIFWRSCFRVAELSEGWNGPLMAREDLFIAFESVMILIAVVVMNVFNPCMVFGVMMSSKWRKQGGFRKSESTATTSSDEELNVLRQSAQGSRRAAGFGNQRYYQSQGHHNGNQNQNSRYGDV